In the Telopea speciosissima isolate NSW1024214 ecotype Mountain lineage chromosome 2, Tspe_v1, whole genome shotgun sequence genome, one interval contains:
- the LOC122649562 gene encoding phospholipase D Y-like, with the protein MKKMSTASTASLLSLLLLLILCLFLFPLQSLSKSDHLCKAWLVQSIPTDMPDLPRVAGVLSTADVLRWLAGNSTQNLDIIAQYWQLIAQPEDTRSGDYGFSKEDLERFGANEGFQVYKSIENAADRNVNVRILQHSGVYPDYTSESSNLASGRSNVENITLLLSDWWGSGIVHTKVWISDSKDVYIGSANNDWKSLTQVKEAGVYLVGCPMIAKKVEIYFNNLRKLSSLNSSAYTKTVWDQEWQAERKVPCWSHFVHFEERCRSPLLHYVEVPHVVGYPILSDPSMFRTPINTPGYNNQTSKHESSYLSFAPPELSFGKYQADEQAWVDTIKSVGTGATVRINTMDWLGQSQYLKQTVYWASLSSAISEVIFSKHATVKILVAYWTHIIPNTDQYLKSLLYSNALCASSKYNKCAGKVEIKYYMVPGFNRTGAATINGTSTGNSYPGYSRVNHGKYAVSDVRAHIGTSNLVWDYFYTTAGVSFGTYNLAIVSQLQEIFDADWNSPYTVPVEPLDGPMVYSSQ; encoded by the exons atgaagaagatgagcaCGGCCTCCACGGCTTCTCTACTTTCTCTCCTTTTACTACTCATTCTCTGTCTCTTCTTATTTCCTCTTCAATCCCTCTCTAAATCCGATCATCTTTGCAAAGCATGGCTTGTTCAGTCAATCCCAACAGACATGCCCGACCTCCCTCGTGTCGCCGGTGTTCTTTCTACTG CCGACGTTTTGCGGTGGTTGGCTGGAAACTCTACCCAGAATTTGGACATAATCGCGCAGTACTGGCAGCTTATAGCACAACCGGAAGATACTCGGTCGGGAGATTATGGATTCTCTAAAGAGGATTTGGAGAGGTTCGGTGCTAACGAAGGCTTCCAAGTTTATAAGTCCATCGAAAATGCCGCTGATCGCAATGTCAATGTCAG GATCTTACAGCATTCTGGAGTCTATCCTGATTATACCAGTGAATCATCAAACCTTGCTTCAGGGAGATCAAATGTTGAGAATATTACCTTATTGCTTAGTGACTGGTGGGGATCTGGTATTGTTCATACAAAAGTCTGGATATCAGATAGTAAAGACGTCTACATTGGATCTGCAAACAATGACTGGAAATCTCTCACTCAG GTGAAAGAAGCGGGAGTTTATCTTGTTGGTTGTCCAATGATAGCAAAGAAGGTGGAGATCTACTTCAACAACCTACGGAAACTTTCATCTCTGAATTCTTCAGCTTACACAAAAACAGTATGGGATCAAGAGTGGCAGGCTGAAAGAAAAGTTCCTTGTTGGTCACATTTTGTCCATTTTGAAGAGAGATGCAG ATCACCTCTTCTTCATTATGTGGAGGTTCCCCATGTAGTTGGCTACCCAATCCTGTCAGACCCCTCCATGTTTCGTACTCCAATCAACACTCCTGGATACAATAATCAAACCTCAAAGCATGAGTCCAGCTACCTATCTTTTGCTCCTCCAGAG cTGTCATTTGGTAAGTACCAAGCAGATGAACAGGCATGGGTAGACACAATAAAATCTGTGGGGACTGGGGCAACTGTTAGAATTAATACCATGGACTGGCTTGGTCAATCTCAATACTTGAAGCAAACTGTTTATTGGGCATCCCTTTCATCTGCAATATCAGAG GTGATCTTCTCCAAGCATGCAACTGTCAAGATACTAGTGGCATATTGGACGCATATTATCCCCAACACAGATCAGTATCTAAAGTCCCTTCTGTACTCCAATGCCCTCTGTGCATCTTCGAAGTACAACAAATGTGCGGGTAAAGTAGAGATCAAGTACTACATGGTGCCAGGTTTCAATAGGACTGGAGCCGCCACAATTAATGGTACCAGCACAGGCAACAGTTATCCTGGTTACTCAAGGGTGAACCATGGAAAATATGCAGTCAGTGATGTGAGGGCACACATTGGAACCAGCAATCTTGTTTGGGATTACTTCTATACGACAGCAGGTGTGAGCTTTGGGACATACAATCTTGCCATAGTCTCACAGCTTCAGGAAATTTTTGATGCAGATTGGAACTCCCCTTACACAGTTCCAGTTGAACCATTAGATGGACCCATGGTTTATTCAAGCCAATAA
- the LOC122651982 gene encoding photosynthetic NDH subunit of subcomplex B 1, chloroplastic isoform X1, translating into MATTTTLLPKSISPFLTNPTSIPSTNHTKLSFNPPDNTYCCRRRSIAANAKKKNPWLDPFDYGDDPEMEYGSLFTDGKQEEDTRPPDNPDNPYGFLKFPTGFNVEIASLGLKIRGDVRRCCCIVSGGVYENLLFFPAIQLIKDRYPGVQVDVIASPRGKQTYELNKNVRWADAYDPDDDFPEPAEYTDMIGVLKGRYYDMVLSTKLAGFGHAAFMFMTSARDKVSYIYPNVNAAGAGLMLTETFKPEGMNLSESGFNMYHQMLDWLGRPGRGVPRQPVPPLRVSISRKLKDFVEDTYKKSGAVKGKYIVIHGIQSDSKASMQSRGDTDSLLPIQVWAEIAKAIRYIGDRGVRPIFVIPHEKEREDVEEVVEEDASIVFITTPGQLAALINDSVGVIATNTAAIQLANARDKPSIALFSSEEKGRLFVPNAKEKKCVIVPSKAGKLIDIDIEAVKNAIQIFNVSPVLV; encoded by the exons ATGGCAACTACGACGACTCTGTTGCCCAAATCCATCTCACCTTTCCTTACAAACCCAACTTCAATTCCATCTACAAACCACACTAAGCTCTCCTTTAACCCACCGGACAATACTTACTGTTGTAGAAGAAGATCAATTGCAGCaaatgccaagaaaaaaaacccatggCTCGACCCTTTCGATTATGGAGATGACCCTGAAATGGAATACGGCTCACTGTTCACTGATGGTAAGCAAGAAGAAGACACAAGACCACCGGATAACCCTGATAACCCTTATGGATTTCTCAAGTTCCCAACTGGGTTCAATGTTGAAATTGCTTCACTGGGATTGAAGATAAGAGGAGATGTCAGAAGATGTTGCTGCATAGTATCCGGTGGTGTTTATGAAAATTTGCTCTTCTTTCCTGCAATTCAACTGATCAAGGACAGGTACCCTGGTGTTCAAGTTGATGTGATTGCATCACCAAGAGGGAAGCAGACATATGAGTTAAATAAGAATGTGCGATGGGCAGATGCATACGATCCCGACGATGATTTCCCTGAGCCTGCAGAGTATACAGACATGATCGGAGTTCTAAAG GGTAGGTACTATGACATGGTCTTATCAACCAAATTGGCAGGATTTGGGCATGCAGCATTCATGTTTATGACATCAGCCCGGGATAAAGTTAGCTACATCTATCCAAATGTGAATGCAGCTGGAGCAGGGCTAATGTTGACAGAAACATTTAAACCAGAAGGAATGAACTTATCTGAGAGTGGATTTAACAT GTATCATCAGATGCTTGATTGGTTGGGAAGACCGGGGCGTGGTGTACCAAGGCAACCAGTTCCTCCTTTGAGAGTTTCGATCTCGAGGAAGCTCAAGGATTTTGTGGAGGATACATATAAGAAATCTGGTGCAGTGAAGGGGAAGTATATTGTAATACATGGGATACAGTCTGATTCAAAGGCTTCAATGCAATCTAGGGGGGACACTGATAGCTTGCTACCCATCCAAGTATGGGCTGAAATAGCTAAGGCCATAAG ATATATTGGGGACAGGGGTGTAAGGCCAATTTTCGTAATTCCAcatgagaaagaaagggaagatgtAGAGGAAGTAGTTGAAGAAGATGCCAGTATTGTGTTCATAACTACCCCAGGACAG TTAGCAGCTCTTATAAATGACTCAGTAGGAGTAATAGCCACCAACACTGCAGCTATCCAACTAGCAAATGCCCGTGATAAACCCAG TATTGCATTATTTTCCtcagaagagaagggaagactATTTGTTCCCAATGCCAAGGAGAAGAAATGCGTAATTGTTCCATCAAAAGCAGGAAAGCTAATAGATATTGACATTGAAGCTGTGAAAAATGCAATCCAGATTTTCAATGTATCCCCAGTTCTTGTctag
- the LOC122651982 gene encoding photosynthetic NDH subunit of subcomplex B 1, chloroplastic isoform X2, translated as MATTTTLLPKSISPFLTNPTSIPSTNHTKLSFNPPDNTYCCRRRSIAANAKKKNPWLDPFDYGDDPEMEYGSLFTDGKQEEDTRPPDNPDNPYGFLKFPTGFNVEIASLGLKIRGDVRRCCCIVSGGVYENLLFFPAIQLIKDRYPGVQVDVIASPRGKQTYELNKNVRWADAYDPDDDFPEPAEYTDMIGVLKGRYYDMVLSTKLAGFGHAAFMFMTSARDKVSYIYPNVNAAGAGLMLTETFKPEGMNLSESGFNMYHQMLDWLGRPGRGVPRQPVPPLRVSISRKLKDFVEDTYKKSGAVKGKYIVIHGIQSDSKASMQSRGDTDSLLPIQVWAEIAKAIRGVRPIFVIPHEKEREDVEEVVEEDASIVFITTPGQLAALINDSVGVIATNTAAIQLANARDKPSIALFSSEEKGRLFVPNAKEKKCVIVPSKAGKLIDIDIEAVKNAIQIFNVSPVLV; from the exons ATGGCAACTACGACGACTCTGTTGCCCAAATCCATCTCACCTTTCCTTACAAACCCAACTTCAATTCCATCTACAAACCACACTAAGCTCTCCTTTAACCCACCGGACAATACTTACTGTTGTAGAAGAAGATCAATTGCAGCaaatgccaagaaaaaaaacccatggCTCGACCCTTTCGATTATGGAGATGACCCTGAAATGGAATACGGCTCACTGTTCACTGATGGTAAGCAAGAAGAAGACACAAGACCACCGGATAACCCTGATAACCCTTATGGATTTCTCAAGTTCCCAACTGGGTTCAATGTTGAAATTGCTTCACTGGGATTGAAGATAAGAGGAGATGTCAGAAGATGTTGCTGCATAGTATCCGGTGGTGTTTATGAAAATTTGCTCTTCTTTCCTGCAATTCAACTGATCAAGGACAGGTACCCTGGTGTTCAAGTTGATGTGATTGCATCACCAAGAGGGAAGCAGACATATGAGTTAAATAAGAATGTGCGATGGGCAGATGCATACGATCCCGACGATGATTTCCCTGAGCCTGCAGAGTATACAGACATGATCGGAGTTCTAAAG GGTAGGTACTATGACATGGTCTTATCAACCAAATTGGCAGGATTTGGGCATGCAGCATTCATGTTTATGACATCAGCCCGGGATAAAGTTAGCTACATCTATCCAAATGTGAATGCAGCTGGAGCAGGGCTAATGTTGACAGAAACATTTAAACCAGAAGGAATGAACTTATCTGAGAGTGGATTTAACAT GTATCATCAGATGCTTGATTGGTTGGGAAGACCGGGGCGTGGTGTACCAAGGCAACCAGTTCCTCCTTTGAGAGTTTCGATCTCGAGGAAGCTCAAGGATTTTGTGGAGGATACATATAAGAAATCTGGTGCAGTGAAGGGGAAGTATATTGTAATACATGGGATACAGTCTGATTCAAAGGCTTCAATGCAATCTAGGGGGGACACTGATAGCTTGCTACCCATCCAAGTATGGGCTGAAATAGCTAAGGCCATAAG GGGTGTAAGGCCAATTTTCGTAATTCCAcatgagaaagaaagggaagatgtAGAGGAAGTAGTTGAAGAAGATGCCAGTATTGTGTTCATAACTACCCCAGGACAG TTAGCAGCTCTTATAAATGACTCAGTAGGAGTAATAGCCACCAACACTGCAGCTATCCAACTAGCAAATGCCCGTGATAAACCCAG TATTGCATTATTTTCCtcagaagagaagggaagactATTTGTTCCCAATGCCAAGGAGAAGAAATGCGTAATTGTTCCATCAAAAGCAGGAAAGCTAATAGATATTGACATTGAAGCTGTGAAAAATGCAATCCAGATTTTCAATGTATCCCCAGTTCTTGTctag